The following proteins are encoded in a genomic region of Arachis ipaensis cultivar K30076 chromosome B02, Araip1.1, whole genome shotgun sequence:
- the LOC107623948 gene encoding uncharacterized protein LOC107623948, producing MDVIVSIISGSFRYLVSLPPGDDGGEWLKEMRGNLGLMATVIATMAFQNGLNPPGGVIQNGDNGSVACPSPIAHGQACPGQSVYAAVDRHGYSGFMLTNSISFLFSITTCILVISGVPLGPGYPTLVLAMLMSFSLILLAVSYTLGAFLLNPRIQKTHAGFRVFIYVFVTFLVVLLSLRFVALILAVRRVKKKADTTPALPSQ from the coding sequence ATGGACGTCATTGTGAGTATTATTTCGGGTAGCTTCCGTTATCTGGTATCGCTTCCGCCAGGTGACGATGGTGGCGAGTGGCTGAAGGAAATGAGAGGGAACCTGGGACTCATGGCAACCGTCATTGCAACAATGGCATTTCAAAACGGTCTCAACCCACCCGGCGGCGTTATTCAAAACGGCGACAACGGATCCGTCGCTTGTCCGTCACCAATTGCCCACGGTCAAGCATGTCCAGGTCAATCCGTTTACGCTGCAGTTGACCGTCACGGTTACTCCGGGTTCATGCTAACTAACTCTATCTCCTTCTTGTTTTCAATCACCACGTGCATATTGGTCATAAGCGGAGTTCCTCTGGGTCCAGGGTACCCAACCCTGGTGCTTGCAATGCTCATgtccttctctctcatccttcTTGCCGTGTCTTACACGCTCGGTGCTTTTCTTCTCAATCCGCGTATTCAGAAAACTCACGCCGGATTTCGCGTTTTTATCTATGTGTTTGTCACGTTTCTGGTGGTTTTACTTTCTTTGCGATTTGTTGCTTTGATACTCGCCGTTCGGCGCGTGAAGAAAAAAGCTGATACCACTCCCGCACTTCCCAGCCAATGA
- the LOC107623956 gene encoding uncharacterized protein LOC107623956 isoform X3: MLMQPFPDVSTIFSLLLQQERQHSALYLGDTKELVNAMNTTGEGFNHDNRGRNFGRGGHGGKNKSSGKNSSKLCSHCGETGHLVDTCYFKHGFPPHMQRNKKPQSFGTASINNVNTTAEMNDEFNNTPSLSGQKEGGKSFDVLFSEEQKQSLIALLLKHEPSPSHSKSAAATVQAPSAGRFL; the protein is encoded by the exons ATGCTGATGCAGCCATTCCCTGATGTTTCCACCATTTTCTCATTACTTCTTCAGCAAGAGAGACAACATAGTGCTCTTTATTTGGGTGACACCAAGGAGTTGGTTAATGCTATGAACACAACTGGAGAGGGATTCAATCATGATAACCGAGGTAGGAATTTTGGCAGAGGAGGGCATGGAGGTAAGAATAAGTCCTCTGGAAAGAATTCAAGTAAATTGTGCTCACACTGTGGCGAAACAGGACACTTGGTTGACACATGTTACTTCAAACACGGTTTTCCCCCTCACATGCAAAGAAATAAAAAACCACAATCATTTGGAACTGCCTCAATTAATAATGTTAATACCACAGCTGAGATGAATGATGAATTCAACAACACTCCATCACTTTCTGGTCAAAAGGAAGGTGGTAAAAGCTTTGATGTCTTATTTTCTGAAGAACAGAAGCAATCCTTGATTGCTTTACTCCTCAAGCATGAACCATCACCTTCTCATAGTAAGTCAGCAGCAGCAACTGTACAGGCCCCTTCAGCAG GGCGTTTTCTTTAG
- the LOC107623956 gene encoding uncharacterized protein LOC107623956 isoform X1 encodes MLMQPFPDVSTIFSLLLQQERQHSALYLGDTKELVNAMNTTGEGFNHDNRGRNFGRGGHGGKNKSSGKNSSKLCSHCGETGHLVDTCYFKHGFPPHMQRNKKPQSFGTASINNVNTTAEMNDEFNNTPSLSGQKEGGKSFDVLFSEEQKQSLIALLLKHEPSPSHSKSAAATVQAPSAGIFHTLSLSSHFIYKSDWILDTGATAHVSFSICYF; translated from the coding sequence ATGCTGATGCAGCCATTCCCTGATGTTTCCACCATTTTCTCATTACTTCTTCAGCAAGAGAGACAACATAGTGCTCTTTATTTGGGTGACACCAAGGAGTTGGTTAATGCTATGAACACAACTGGAGAGGGATTCAATCATGATAACCGAGGTAGGAATTTTGGCAGAGGAGGGCATGGAGGTAAGAATAAGTCCTCTGGAAAGAATTCAAGTAAATTGTGCTCACACTGTGGCGAAACAGGACACTTGGTTGACACATGTTACTTCAAACACGGTTTTCCCCCTCACATGCAAAGAAATAAAAAACCACAATCATTTGGAACTGCCTCAATTAATAATGTTAATACCACAGCTGAGATGAATGATGAATTCAACAACACTCCATCACTTTCTGGTCAAAAGGAAGGTGGTAAAAGCTTTGATGTCTTATTTTCTGAAGAACAGAAGCAATCCTTGATTGCTTTACTCCTCAAGCATGAACCATCACCTTCTCATAGTAAGTCAGCAGCAGCAACTGTACAGGCCCCTTCAGCAGGTATATTTCACACTCTTTCTTTGTCAAGTCATTTTATATACAAATCTGATTGGATCTTAGACACAGGTGCTACTGCACATGTTTCATTTTCTATCTGTTATTTCTAG
- the LOC107623956 gene encoding uncharacterized protein LOC107623956 isoform X2, with protein MLMQPFPDVSTIFSLLLQQERQHSALYLGDTKELVNAMNTTGEGFNHDNRGRNFGRGGHGGKNKSSGKNSSKLCSHCGETGHLVDTCYFKHGFPPHMQRNKKPQSFGTASINNVNTTAEMNDEFNNTPSLSGQKEGGKSFDVLFSEEQKQSLIALLLKHEPSPSHSKSAAATVQAPSAGLPFLEDDWSC; from the exons ATGCTGATGCAGCCATTCCCTGATGTTTCCACCATTTTCTCATTACTTCTTCAGCAAGAGAGACAACATAGTGCTCTTTATTTGGGTGACACCAAGGAGTTGGTTAATGCTATGAACACAACTGGAGAGGGATTCAATCATGATAACCGAGGTAGGAATTTTGGCAGAGGAGGGCATGGAGGTAAGAATAAGTCCTCTGGAAAGAATTCAAGTAAATTGTGCTCACACTGTGGCGAAACAGGACACTTGGTTGACACATGTTACTTCAAACACGGTTTTCCCCCTCACATGCAAAGAAATAAAAAACCACAATCATTTGGAACTGCCTCAATTAATAATGTTAATACCACAGCTGAGATGAATGATGAATTCAACAACACTCCATCACTTTCTGGTCAAAAGGAAGGTGGTAAAAGCTTTGATGTCTTATTTTCTGAAGAACAGAAGCAATCCTTGATTGCTTTACTCCTCAAGCATGAACCATCACCTTCTCATAGTAAGTCAGCAGCAGCAACTGTACAGGCCCCTTCAGCAG GATTGCCTTTCCTTGAAGATGATTGGAGCTGCTGA
- the LOC107623970 gene encoding uncharacterized protein LOC107623970 has product MVCKLRKSFYGLKQASRQWNTKLCSTLLTLGYIQSKADHSFFTKLFDGKFTAILVYVDDLVLSGNDLDEITQVKQVLDNQFSIKDLENLKFFLGMKVARGATGISLYQRKYTLDLLKEFGLMDAKPSSTPIDYSNPLSKTTGSPLPDLTPYRRLIGRLTGLHILRYLKGFLAHGILFHSHNGLKLTGYSDSDWGTCPDTRRSVSGYCFFLGSSLICWRSKEQSVVARSSVEAEYRALALATCEGVWLRFILSDFHLLPPGPFTLFCDNQSALHIAANPVFQECRKHIEIDCYTVRDKLQDGSLKLLPVLSSQQVADVLTKALPPIAFSSFHSKFGMVDFHIPNLRGDVISS; this is encoded by the exons ATGGTGTGCAAGCTTCGGAAGAGTTTCTATGGTCTAAAACAAGCGAGCAGGCAATGGAACACTAAGCTATGCTCTACCCTCCTTACTTTGGGTTATATCCAATCCAAAGCAGATCACTCTTTTTTCACCAAGCTCTTTGATGGCAAATTCACGGCAATTCTAGTCTATGTGGACGATCTTGTCCTCTCTGGGAATGATCTCGATGAAATTACACAGGTCAAACAGGTTCTGGATAATCAATTcagcatcaaggatttggaaaatttgaaatttttcttGGGCATGAAAGTTGCTCGCGGTGCCACTGGAATTTCCCTTTACCAGCGCAAATACACCTTAGATCTTCTCAAAGAATTCGGCCTTATGGATGCTAAGCCTTCTTCCACTCCTATTGATTATTCCAATCCTCTCTCAAAGACAACAGGGTCTCCTCTTCCTGATCTCACTCCATATAGACGACTCATAGGGCGTCTG ACTGGCTTACATATTCTTCGTTACTTAAAGGGGTTCCTTGCTCATGGTATTCTTTTCCACAGCCATAATGGTTTGAAGCTCACTGGTTATTCAGATTCAGATTGGGGAACTTGCCCTGATACTCGCCGATCTGTCTCTGGATATTGTTTTTTCTTGGGATCTTCTCTTATCTGCTGGCGCAGCAAGGAGCAGAGTGTAGTTGCTCGTTCTTCAGTTGAGGCTGAATATCGTGCCCTTGCCCTTGCAACCTGTGAAGGTGTTTGGCTCCGGTTCATTCTCTCTGATTTTCATCTTCTGCCACCTGGACCTTTcaccttattttgtgataatcagTCTGCCCTCCATATAGCTGCAAATCCTGTGTTCCAAGAATGCAGGAAACACATTGAAATTGATTGTTATACTGTCCGTGATAAACTGCAAGATGGCTCTCTCAAGCTACTTCCTGTTTTGTCCTCTCAACAGGTCGCTGATGTACTCACCAAGGCGTTACCCCCTATTGCATTCAGTTCTTTTCATTCCAAGTTTGGCATGGTGGATTTCCACATTCCAAACTTGCGAGGGGATGTTATTTCCTCTTAA
- the LOC107626676 gene encoding leucine-rich repeat protein 1-like, giving the protein MARKQSCKAWSFITCDIQHKIRAVNLTNLNLTGTISTAFGNLSDLRELHLSGNNLSGSIPESLTTLSQLEILDVSNNNLSGIIPIFSPNMVLINTANNAFLVAHSPTRTRPL; this is encoded by the coding sequence ATGGCGAGGAAACAATCCTGTAAAGCCTGGAGTTTCATCACTTGCGATATCCAACACAAGATCAGAGCCGTCAATTTGACAAACCTAAATCTCACGGGAACCATCTCGACTGCCTTCGGCAATTTAAGTGATTTGCGAGAACTGCATCTTAGTGGGAACAATTTAAGCGGATCAATACCTGAAAGTTTGACAACCCTGTCACAACTCGAGATTCTGGATGTCTCCAACAACAACTTATCAGGGATCATTCCTATATTCTCGCCTAACATGGTGCTCATCAATACTGCAAATAATGCTTTTCTTGTTGCGCATTCTCCAACTAGAACTAGACCACTTTAG